A single region of the Streptomyces vilmorinianum genome encodes:
- a CDS encoding NADP-dependent succinic semialdehyde dehydrogenase has protein sequence MGIATVNPATGETLRTYDAHGPEEVERRIATAHETFRQYRTTSFAERARLMRRAADLLDEDAEDIARTMTTEMGKPIAAARAEAAKCAKAMRWYADHAEELLADEHPAEADVQDSGADAVRVQYRPLGPILAVMPWNFPLWQVIRFAAPALMAGNTGLLKHASNVPRTALYLSDLFRRAGFPEGCFQTLLIGSGAVEAVLRDRRVAAATLTGSEPAGRSVAAIAGDEIKKTVMELGGSDPYIVMPSADVPRAVKTAVTARVQNNGQSCIAAKRFIIHADVYDDFAERFTAAMNALTVGDPLDDSTDIGPLATEQGRADLEELVDDAVRKGATVLCGAARPEDRPRGWYYRPTVLTGITPEMRIHQEEAFGPVATLYPVTDIEEAVAVANDSPFGLSSNVWTRNDEDIAFFVRDLEAGGVFVNGMTASHPALPFGGVKRSGYGRELSGHGIREFCNATTVWQRS, from the coding sequence ATGGGCATCGCCACTGTGAACCCCGCGACCGGGGAGACACTGCGCACCTACGACGCCCACGGGCCCGAAGAGGTCGAGCGGCGCATCGCCACCGCCCACGAGACCTTCCGGCAGTACCGCACCACCTCCTTCGCCGAACGCGCCCGTCTCATGCGCCGCGCCGCCGACCTCCTCGACGAGGACGCCGAGGACATCGCCCGCACGATGACCACCGAGATGGGCAAGCCGATCGCGGCCGCCCGTGCCGAGGCCGCCAAGTGCGCCAAGGCCATGCGCTGGTACGCCGATCACGCCGAGGAGCTCCTCGCCGACGAGCACCCCGCCGAGGCCGACGTCCAGGACTCCGGCGCCGACGCCGTCCGGGTCCAGTACCGCCCCCTCGGCCCGATCCTCGCCGTCATGCCCTGGAACTTCCCGCTCTGGCAGGTCATCCGGTTTGCCGCGCCCGCCCTCATGGCCGGCAACACCGGCCTGCTCAAGCACGCCTCCAACGTGCCCAGGACCGCCCTCTACCTCAGCGACCTCTTCCGCCGCGCCGGGTTCCCCGAAGGCTGCTTCCAGACCCTGCTCATCGGCTCCGGCGCCGTCGAGGCGGTCCTGCGCGACCGCCGGGTCGCCGCCGCCACACTGACCGGCAGCGAGCCCGCCGGCCGCTCGGTCGCCGCCATCGCGGGCGACGAGATCAAGAAGACGGTCATGGAGCTCGGCGGCAGCGACCCGTACATCGTCATGCCCTCCGCCGACGTCCCGCGGGCCGTCAAGACCGCCGTCACCGCGCGCGTCCAGAACAACGGCCAGTCCTGCATCGCGGCCAAGCGGTTCATCATCCACGCCGACGTCTACGACGACTTCGCCGAACGCTTCACCGCCGCCATGAACGCCCTGACCGTCGGCGACCCCCTCGACGACTCCACCGACATCGGCCCGCTCGCCACCGAGCAGGGCCGCGCCGACCTCGAGGAACTCGTCGACGACGCCGTGCGCAAGGGCGCCACGGTCCTGTGCGGCGCGGCCCGCCCCGAGGACCGGCCGCGCGGCTGGTACTACCGGCCGACCGTGCTCACCGGCATCACCCCCGAGATGCGCATCCACCAGGAGGAGGCCTTCGGCCCGGTCGCCACCCTCTACCCGGTGACCGACATCGAGGAGGCCGTGGCCGTCGCCAACGACTCGCCCTTCGGGCTCAGTTCGAACGTCTGGACCCGTAACGACGAGGACATCGCCTTCTTCGTACGGGACCTGGAGGCCGGTGGCGTCTTCGTCAACGGGATGACGGCCTCCCACCCGGCCCTCCCGTTCGGCGGCGTGAAGCGCTCCGGCTACGGTCGCGAGCTCTCCGGCCACGGCATCCGCGAG